The proteins below come from a single Deltaproteobacteria bacterium genomic window:
- a CDS encoding putative DNA binding domain-containing protein, with product MPIKDNLKIIAAEGEGQKIEFKSKISNLANEMVAFANASGGSIYLGITDDGKIVGVADSNRLRSQIQDMANNCDPRVSIRIISQRPVIEIMVPEGTDKPYRSNDGFFLRIGPNSQQLTRDEIFRFAIKSNKVRFDEQFESPVKTEEEIDQNKIKDFLKRKGIPDKTKTNDILINLGLAQKQQNRTLLTRAALLFFGKNPQKYYPEAYITSALYGDETRAKVLDRLDIKGTLEEQIIGTVAFVRRNLRVAYRIEKAGPREEIPEIPEAVYREAILNALTHRDYFADTTHPYVHIHPGRLDISNPGGLPPGLSIEELGTRAVARNRIIADMFYRLGYVERLGSGIYRMRMNMAEAYLPPPLFSINPNAFRVELFSSFSAAGFSTEESEICQWLSHKRWASTKEFLEALPIAKATLNRRLAKLAERGWIKIHGAGRGTFYTLNYGPGVFETKRDDKLT from the coding sequence ATGCCCATTAAAGACAACTTAAAAATAATAGCTGCGGAAGGCGAAGGACAAAAAATCGAATTTAAGTCCAAAATTTCCAATCTAGCCAATGAAATGGTAGCCTTTGCCAATGCGTCAGGTGGTTCTATTTATTTAGGGATAACGGATGACGGGAAAATTGTTGGGGTGGCAGATTCCAATCGCCTGCGTAGCCAGATCCAAGATATGGCCAATAACTGTGATCCCCGGGTCTCCATCCGAATTATCTCCCAAAGACCTGTTATCGAAATTATGGTTCCCGAGGGTACGGACAAACCTTATCGTTCTAATGATGGTTTTTTCCTGAGAATCGGTCCCAACTCTCAACAGCTTACCAGGGATGAAATCTTTCGGTTTGCTATAAAAAGCAATAAAGTTCGGTTTGACGAACAATTCGAATCTCCGGTCAAAACAGAGGAAGAAATTGATCAGAATAAAATCAAAGATTTTTTAAAAAGGAAAGGGATTCCTGATAAGACCAAAACGAACGACATCCTGATAAATCTTGGTCTAGCCCAAAAGCAGCAAAACCGAACACTTCTGACCCGCGCCGCTCTCCTTTTTTTTGGAAAAAATCCGCAAAAATATTATCCTGAGGCCTATATCACCAGCGCCCTTTATGGGGATGAAACCCGGGCTAAAGTTCTTGATCGTCTGGATATCAAGGGGACATTGGAAGAACAGATTATCGGCACGGTTGCTTTTGTCCGCCGGAATCTTCGTGTGGCCTATCGGATTGAAAAGGCGGGCCCACGCGAGGAAATTCCTGAAATACCAGAGGCTGTATATCGAGAAGCAATCCTTAATGCGCTGACTCACCGAGATTATTTTGCTGATACTACCCATCCTTATGTCCATATTCACCCAGGTCGCTTAGATATCAGTAATCCCGGGGGCCTCCCCCCGGGCCTGTCGATAGAGGAACTGGGGACCCGAGCTGTTGCTCGGAACCGAATCATTGCTGATATGTTCTACCGATTGGGATATGTAGAACGTTTGGGAAGCGGCATTTACCGGATGCGTATGAACATGGCTGAAGCATATCTCCCACCCCCTCTTTTTTCTATCAATCCCAATGCTTTTAGGGTTGAATTATTTTCCTCCTTTTCAGCGGCAGGTTTTTCCACGGAGGAGTCTGAGATTTGTCAATGGCTCTCCCATAAAAGATGGGCATCCACTAAAGAATTTCTGGAAGCCTTACCCATAGCCAAGGCCACTCTAAACAGGCGGTTAGCTAAGTTGGCGGAAAGAGGGTGGATTAAAATTCATGGCGCCGGAAGAGGAACTTTCTATACCTTAA